A single Candidatus Bathyarchaeota archaeon DNA region contains:
- a CDS encoding VanZ family protein — MKHQVWYWFPVYLYASVIFYLSSISVLPEPEQQFGITISDAAKHVVEYFILSFLLFRAFINSRSSAVKAKAYLLAITLSILYGATDELHQLFVPERVCSGLDVVLDGVGSSLILIREFFN; from the coding sequence TTGAAACATCAAGTTTGGTATTGGTTCCCGGTTTATCTTTATGCGAGTGTGATATTCTATCTTTCATCGATTTCTGTTTTGCCTGAGCCGGAACAACAATTTGGAATAACAATCTCTGACGCAGCAAAACATGTTGTGGAATACTTCATCCTAAGCTTCCTACTGTTCCGAGCATTCATAAACTCCAGATCTTCGGCTGTCAAGGCGAAAGCGTACTTACTTGCCATCACGTTATCTATTCTTTACGGAGCTACAGATGAACTTCATCAGTTGTTCGTGCCAGAACGCGTGTGTAGTGGTCTCGACGTCGTCCTTGACGGAGTGGGCAGTAGCTTGATCCTGATAAGAGAATTCTTCAACTAA
- a CDS encoding LLM class flavin-dependent oxidoreductase — MTSFGFNLQLEEYSIDLALKTARLIEDLGLGAVFVNDHYMKRSANNIPDAFLMLTAMALKTKRIKIGIAVTPVPFRSAPQTAKIVSTLDNISKGRFLFGVGAGWNQAEFEGYGVEFLPPRERVSKTIEGIRLMKRMWTEDEVKFQGKYYHIKDAVLLPKTVQKP, encoded by the coding sequence ATGACAAGTTTTGGCTTTAACCTTCAGCTTGAAGAGTACTCAATTGACCTCGCGTTGAAGACGGCTAGATTAATTGAGGATCTAGGGTTAGGGGCTGTCTTCGTCAATGATCATTATATGAAGCGCTCTGCCAATAATATTCCAGATGCGTTCCTCATGTTGACGGCTATGGCGCTCAAAACTAAGCGGATTAAGATAGGAATAGCCGTCACGCCAGTACCTTTCAGATCTGCTCCCCAAACCGCCAAAATCGTCTCAACCCTTGATAATATCAGCAAAGGGCGCTTCCTTTTTGGAGTTGGAGCGGGGTGGAACCAAGCTGAATTTGAAGGGTACGGTGTCGAGTTTCTTCCTCCTAGAGAGCGAGTATCCAAGACCATTGAGGGAATAAGGCTTATGAAAAGGATGTGGACCGAGGACGAGGTTAAGTTCCAAGGCAAATATTATCACATCAAGGATGCTGTTCTTCTCCCAAAAACGGTTCAAAAGCCT